A genome region from Passer domesticus isolate bPasDom1 chromosome 25, bPasDom1.hap1, whole genome shotgun sequence includes the following:
- the GNAT2 gene encoding guanine nucleotide-binding protein G(t) subunit alpha-2: MGSGASAEDKEMAKRSKELEKKLQEDADKEAKTVKLLLLGAGESGKSTIVKQMKIIHQDGYTEEECMEFKSIIYGNILQSILAIIRAMSTLGIDYAESSCADEGRLLFNLADSIEEGTMPPELVACIKKLWKDGGVQACFDRAAEYQLNDSAAYYLNQLDRITAPNYLPNEQDVLRSRVKTTGIIETKFSVKDLNFRMFDVGGQRSERKKWIHCFEGVTCIIFCGALSAYDMVLVEDDEVNRMHESLHLFNSICNHKFFAATSIILFLNKKDLFEEKIKKVHLSICFPEYDGPNTFEDAGNYIKTQFLDLNMRKDVKEIYSHMTCATDTQNVKFVFDAVTDVIIKENLKDCGLF, translated from the exons ATGGGGAGCGGGGCCAGTGCCGAGGACAAGGAGATGGCCAAGAGGTccaaggagctggagaagaagCTCCAGGAGGATGCGGATAAGGAAGCCAAGACGGTCAAGTTGCTGCTGCTTG GGGCTGGAGAGTCAGGGAAGAGCACCATCGTGAAGCAGATGAA GATCATCCACCAGGACGGTTACACGGAGGAGGAGTGCATGGAGTTCAAGTCCATCATCTACGGGAACATCCTGCAGTCCATCCTGGCCATCATCCGCGCCATGTCTACGCTGGGCATCGACTACGCCGAGTCCTCGTGCGCG GATGAAGGCCGGCTGCTCTTCAACCTGGCTGACTCCATCGAGGAGGGCACAATGCCCCCCGAGCTGGTGGCCTGCATCAAGAAGCTGTGGAAGGACGGGGGCGTTCAGGCGTGTTTTGACCGCGCTGCCGAGTATCAGCTCAACGACTCAGCCGCGTA TTACCTGAACCAGCTGGACAGGATCACAGCCCCCAACTACCTCCCCAACGAGCAGGATGTGTTGCGATCCCGAGTGAAGACCACAGGGATCATCGAGACCAAGTTCTCTGTCAAAGACCTGAATTTCAG gaTGTTCGACGTGGGTGGGCAGCGCTCAGAGCGGAAGAAGTGGATCCACTGCTTCGAGGGGGTGACCTGCATCATCTTCTGCGGGGCCCTGAGCGCCTATGACATGGTGCTGGTGGAGGACGACGAAGTG AACCGCATGCATGAATCCCTGCACCTATTCAACAGTATATGCAACCACAAGTTCTTTGCCGCCACCTCCATCATCCTCTTCCTCAACAAGAAGGACCTTTTTGAGGAAAAGATCAAGAAAGTCCATCTCAGCATCTGCTTCCCAGAGTATGATG GTCCAAACACATTTGAGGACGCAGGGAATTACATCAAGACCCAGTTCCTGGACCTCAACATGCGGAAGGACGTGAAGGAGATCTACAGCCACATGACCTGTGCCACAGACACACAGAACGTCAAGTTCGTCTTCGACGCCGTCACAGACGTGATCATCAAAGAGAACCTCAAGGACTGCGGCCTCTTCTGA